AAGTTGTGTTTGTAATAAAAATTTTGTAAATGTTTCATCTACACCCTAAATTGAGTGAATAACCATTGGTTGGTCATTGCACGAACTGCACCGTCATGTTGTGAAGCCTACAGGTTCACTCCCTTAACCAAATCTACACCTTCAATCCCCTTGCAACAAACTTTTGCTAAAATAATTTGGCCAATCGTGTGAAATGGGCAGCCAATTTTTAAACAGGTTCCATGATGATCACTCACAAACAAACATAGAGAGTAGAAAATTTCATTAATTGACGCCATTAAATTCATACAAAATGCTCCAAGCCCAAAACTGACGTACGCAATCTTTTCTCATTTCCTGTTTCTATAGCAGGTTCCTCCTTTCCAATGAGAACATGTGTTCCTTCTATAAAGGAAAGGTATTATATGCATAAATTACACCTTTCTTGGCTCCCATTGTGCATGAGGACATAAATCTCCCTTGCAAAGAGTGATACTGAAAAGGTTACATCTGAATATCACTTTCCATATGAGGACTACAAACATTTTTTGAAAGAATGAGTGAGGAATAACTGTAGGCTTGTTGCTACTGCCCTATCTAACCTGTAAGCCAACTCGCTTCAATTTAGGACAGCATGTTTTCAAGTTTTAGTTCCAACAAAGATGATTCAatcaaatatattatatattgagCATCTTCTCCTGATTACAACTGCCTAAAGCCCGGAAACTTCCATAaactacatcctgaaatgcattgTGAAAGAGTAACATTTTTATCGGCTTAGTCAAAATTGTTTTGATTTTGCGAATTTTGTACTCTGTTGGAATAGAATAATATAGAATTTATGGTATTTCTTATTGAAGGACTAATCATCAAGGGCAAAGTTTGACCAAATGTCATTACAGAGTCCGAATTTTATCATAGCATAGGTACATAAGGAGAGGCGTGACATTTGTTTTCCACTTTTTGGAATGATGCAATAGGCATCTTTGCTAGTCAAGAGCACACAGTTTTGCAGGAGGTAGTGAGTAGGTTTCTGCTGTTTGCTACAAATTTAATGCACACATTTCTGAGGATAGAAAAGTTTTTTCCTTAAGTAAACAATGTGTATTCCTACAGTGCAACTGGCGGGCTAAGAGCAAGCTTTTGATTTTGAACTGGTGAAGCTTAGGGCTGAAATGCAAACCCATTCTTATTACGATGCCAGAGTTCAACACTCAGCTGCGAAGGGAATCTTTAACAGGGGATATTCACTGGTCGTGGAAGGCCAGGTGATTTCGTTACCTGCAGGTAACAGCTAAGCAGAAAAGGAATCATCCTAGCCCTGCGATTCGTAAAGTCCAATTGTCTTAACTCTACAGACCTGGCAAGAGCAAATGACCTACCCAAATGGGTGTTGACTCCCACTGAAGAAAGAGTCATATAGGATGGCATTGAAGTGACATCATTGCCAAAAATGAGAACTTTCCTTGCTCATGTGCATCACCTTTCCATAAGTTGACACTTGAAGTACGCTGGCAGTTACTTGCAGAATTGCTTCTTTAAATGCAATATTAGTTTCTTGTTAGTACTTCATGCCAGTTAGGTTCAATTTCAAATATCAGGCTATGAAGAAAGTCCCTTACCACTTTTTTCCACCCTTAACAAAGTTGTTCTTAATGACACCTACCCTCCGGACAAAGCAATTCTTGCCTGATAGCAGATGCCTTCAATTTAAAATCCCAAAATCATCGACTATTTTTCCAAAACCAAGAAACACccaaagcaaagaaaaagacaaaagatgGACGAAGAATCAATGCATGACATACCTTGAGACCTGCCTCATCCAGATCTTTAACAGTGTCATCTGCAATTTGTTGGAACTCAGAATTGGTCTGCTCAGCCATATCTTTAAGTTGGTCAGATCTCTCACTTACAAATTCCGTCACCCTAATTTTCTGGGTCTCTAGCAATGCTATTTCTGCCAGCATATCCTGTGTCTTCTCATTTCCATCCCCATCTCTATTCCCAACTTTGACAACAATTCGTCCTCCCCATTTACCAGCATTTGCATATTCTCTGTTGGTCTGAAACAATATATGCTTGGTTTGTTTGGTTGGAACTTCGTGTTTTTTATTTCTTTGGCAGAACGATATGGAGTTGTTAGATGAAGCTAATTTTAATCTCCATTGGCATTGCCCCGAGCTTGTGATGCATCCTAAGGCTTCCACCATTGCAGGTTTTTTTTCTCGATGTTGGTATTGATGATCTGCATGCAGTGCATGCGTTTGTCCATTTGAACCACTCATTTTTTGGTTGATTAGTGTGGGATGAAGTTTAATTAAGTCTCCGGATATTTTTCATCTTATCCCAAAAACAGGAGGGGTTCATTGGCACAAGCGCTtttaaaatatctttttgataaaataaacaaattaattaaattattaatcttcttttttcttttttttcttttttcaagcaGTCAGTAGGTTGtcaagagataaaaaaaaattaaagtactATCAACagttaaaacaaataaaaagaaattaaAGTACTACCAACAATCTACAATCTAAATGAATCAGGATAAGGAAAAAATCCTAAAACCACCATTCATATCAACAATTTTAGTACAAAATTGTTGTCTTAAATTCTGAACTTTAGCATACATTGTAATTGTTTAGAGCACAAAGTATCTTTTTCATGGAATAATAGAATTTGAAATTTTATATTATCAAGGTGGTTGTTGACCTCCACATTCTCTTCGCGGGAGCTCTCAATATAAAGGaacaattttgaagatgatgtcAAAGTAAAACTTTAGTATATCAGCTTCCTAATAAACATTATACTTTGAAAAAACTAGTGAGCATCTATTTTTTCATATATATTAAGAAAAATGGAATGTCTCATAGAATCCACAACAATATTGTTTTGAAGGCCAAAGCATATCATGGCTTCTTTCCAACACAATACATGATTGAAAATagttaaaagaaattaaaaaataacatttcATTTCCTCTCAATCCATGAACAACCCCAATAATTATGTTTCAAGCTTTCATTATGTTGATAGAAAGGACATTTAATTGATTGAACCATCATACATCTCAACTTGTCACTCATAGCAATGTGAAGTGTAAGACTTTTCAAGCCAAAATTTGAGCATTAGCCTTAGCTTTGAATCTCAATACCTGAGCACTCAATCTTCTCCATATCTTTCCTTTgaacttatattttcatttctaCTTTAACCTTGGATTTAGGGACATAGAAGGTAGGAGATTAAGATAAATCTTTTTTAAGGGAAAGCAACCAAAATGAAACTTAGACAACCATCACTAATCTTTAAAAACATTACATTGCAGGGGAGTGCAAAGCTTCATAATAAGGTCAATAGAAACCAATGCTTCCACAAAAGTTAAAAAAAAGCCTTGAAACCTATTATTTAAATCCCACAAATCCCCAAACTAATGGATCCCTTTATTGAAAAGATAATAAGCATACCCCAAAAAGGAAACAACAAGAGGTTGGTGTTGATATTACACCATTCTATTCCACCAAATAACAATGGCTCAAAACTAAAACCATGTTGCAAGGAAGAAATTTTCCAATTTAAACATCTAAAAACGTATTGTCATGCATTTCATATGGAGACAAGAGGAAAtgaatcttttaaataaaataaaagggtCGATAATCTTTTTCTAACCAACAGATAGACTACCATTTCTTTGAAAGAAGCTTGTATAATCCAATAACAAACTGAATTCTTTCATGGCTCTTCACCAACAACTTTAATTATCCATTTAGTTGATAAACAAACCACTTGAGTTTTCGGATCCAAGAGCCCCAAACCCCCTTTAGTTTTAGGTTGGACataatgtgttggcattttttatgattatgttgtgattgtcattgatggacacacacttgctatgagatcactttttgtatgtatgagctacgctcaaccggtattatgttatagtctttcgACTATCAGtatcttgcagaaagtgtttaccgatctcaagcgacatgaggacctcaagcgattcgaggatctcaagcgaaacatagcaaaggaactagaagcggcagttatcatttttccagtcttcatttctaTCAACCAGTAATCtgctaaaccggtattactctaagttacaaaccggtaatcggtaaagttgtataaactgctaatactatgtgatgagttaccaaccggtatatctttgtgatgagttaccatccactgacactttgacagtgattttgtgtcgtgttaccaaatgtgtctagatacaatgaacctaggaacttgcaatgtaatcctattggaccgacatgaaatcagattccttttaaggacatcatgtctagggttttaatatgtgtgtagttgttagggtttgaagtggttgatgagttcttgtatgtgcgatcttaacagaaaagatcaagtctgtgtactgtaacagagtgtggattttactgaagattgaagtaatgttgaaatgcattagcaatgagctatcatggatctaaccaagcagactgtgctatttgctagatcattcacttgttgattactcacatcttcgacaagttagaaacccttaattgggtaggcccagaaaagcctttgtaaatcctctaacaaggtgattcacatctgtaaatcctctaacaaggtgattcacatctgtggatgtAAAATCCTCTCatcaggtagtctttaatcggacttatctcctaacagagattgagattcctaataggatatgttctggtaaagaacattgtatgaccttaactggtctggttactattctgcagatagttacttgtgagtttcatctcaccgtggtttttcccatttgggcttccacgtcaaaatatcttgtgttatggtgattgtgcttctatgggtgaatgccttacttgctatttggtttgtatttgtgttaaccggtttgttagttaaaatGTTATCTCGGTTTAccactagactgataaagtgtttgagtacagtaatttttggtatactaattcatccccccaccccccttcttagtattcatcaattggtatcagagccaacctttctataagtctaaccacttggaaagagatatgggggtgtagacacctaaaattgtccagtctaattaaataaatattttatttattttatttattttatttatttaattatctaagcctaattcttctattaattaaataaatctttatttatttaattaattcatttatcctcttctagccttatttctcatttaaataaatacatttatttatttaaataatccttttcctaaattaaataaatattttatttatttaattaaccccattccttctattaattaaataaatctttatttatttaattaattcattaaccttttccacccatgacacatgtcattcatctcttaattcatacactacctacccatttcattattttattatttcttttacctaccctctaatcctagccgacctccttttacacctctcaatcttatccctccatttcttatagtgtcttctatttaaggagatatttccttcattatcaaaccctaatcaatcattctagctaactacttgatcaattgactacactacgatcctacttgcaaccacatttcgttctttgttgagctcttgtgcacataaaatctgagagcaaatatatcaagcaagatcaatggagataggaagaatggagatcaaaaccctattggacatgtgatggtataatctttgtgatttcatttgatttgcattgtcttaggtaatcttcatatgttatggtggatctttgttgttgttaggctagggtttggtggttgaattcatttagcctttcaatattgttattattgttatccattttcaccatatacaagggGAATacatgtgagggaacttactcatcagctcactcagactgagcaagcctatgatgaacttaaagtcaaatataaggcctctcaggcaaaaggaagagagcatgctaaaaaactgatggagctaactgaaaatagttcttctgatgaagcggacatggaagccctagttcaagaagttgaaaaactggatgagtccaatgccaacctaagaagggaacttgaaggactaactatcagaatgtgtcaagaacttgagaaccggaggaaagctgaagatctggtaaaagacaaagatcatgagatctccaagctaaagcaagagatcagtgcacttatcgctaatcttcatgaaaataaaatggaaaaggaagaaatgcaaggtgaactacacatggtcgtttctgagaatgcaactttgaaggaatccaatgctgctatcaccaaagaacttactaagtcaaaggaaatgcttgccaaattcaataagagcactgtcaagctagagtagaagcttgagtcaactaaaccggtaaagaataccaatggacttggtttctctgaatatgaggaaggtgagacctttggaacaaaagatggagcatcaaagaaacaaccgacaccaaagaataaaggtaagcaaaagttcaaacctgtttgctttaattgtctcaaggaaggacacactgctaatgtatgtagaagtaaggcttacaataactttgcttattttctaaacgataagcctagacccaatagattcaatggtaattgttatgcatgcaacaagattgggcatagagcatttgaatgcaggtttgtcatgcacaacactgaaaggtatcctcaaaggagtaaaggatctttttctgaaccctctgggaatcggaacccaaaccggtttaatacctataattatcagttaggaagcagtggctatcaagcagcaactggatggagagcaacctgtttgatttgtcatggtaatggtcacattgctgcaacatgcagaaggaagaatggaaacatgaacaatagaccttggagagcacctagaatgatttgctatcattgcaacaaaccaggtcatacaTCAAGATTCTGtagaacgagaaagaatatatcggatgatataccggtaactccggaaggaaagatagatgttgaaacccTTCAaacggatatgaagaaaacctggaagaagaagccagaagaagtgattcaagaagaatcggtttctgcacctagtatgGAAGTCACtaaaccagcaaactaagcatcagaaaagcttaggggggagaaaacggtgaaatatctcgaaccctcGGTTTaaaccagtaaaagaccttaactggtaagtGACACctgtcaactggcagaagaccgaaaacggtaaaaggcaaattagggtttacaccctaatagtgaaGCATTTATTaaggtaggtggagaacttgtttaaaaggatttttcaagccATTTTTCAATTATCAGTTCTCGAGCGAGGAAGTTTTTTTAAGCACTAAGCGacgaaaagtgatttggattgcgattcgaagaattctcaaaatcttgaagaagaatcagaagcgaaTATCAATCAATCAAGTGTAGAGCACAAAGCAGTATTTTAGCAAGGAGTGTGTGacgaagtgtaatttgcaagccctaaatttcaaattacgaaggtatttctcaaaatgtctttgtttatcatggcttccgcatcacactctagccctagtgcacTCGTTGATCCaatagacttcattcaacggaaggcaaaatacaatgccctatctcagatACCTGTTGGttttatagtggaggaaggcatttccaattacatTGACTGTAAGATTGAAAACTTAGGATCTCTagtaatccattcccagttgagtttgttctacgggaaggacaagaagattaaaccgaaatttagcatcttggaaaagaagaagcttcacaatgcagtctatttccttgaagagttttcagatgatcacatccgcatcattctgagcagagtgcgcggtgat
This genomic stretch from Cryptomeria japonica chromosome 8, Sugi_1.0, whole genome shotgun sequence harbors:
- the LOC131054644 gene encoding uncharacterized protein LOC131054644, with product MSGSNGQTHALHADHQYQHREKKPAMVEALGCITSSGQCQWRLKLASSNNSISFCQRNKKHEVPTKQTKHILFQTNREYANAGKWGGRIVVKVGNRDGDGNEKTQDMLAEIALLETQKIRVTEFVSERSDQLKDMAEQTNSEFQQIADDTVKDLDEAGLKVLESVEEDVRACEEELASERAELQRKEQQIDRFEKQSWESRNEGLFFQRLYAPAKKLKEISPDKKNSIQMEADILKKVTKQTLNSSIRRNLYLFLILVLSFGLIDAIASGNAEWPKLALYAVLIVILVVQLTYETAFSSKDK